The DNA region AATTTACCacaccaatttgcccatgttcacatcaaatctttacctatcatatattgcatgccacgattctttagATCCTTTATTTCAAAACTGAAGGATTTGGATTGAAGGCTCAgaggctgcgggacacgtgtcatcgataacttatttttcaaatatgctggaagataaggatagaagtttcaagattaaattgactcTCAGCCTGATTCCACGAgttaacctaaggctcggggttactccatatggagtgcgagtttaatcgcaccccatttaaagaagactggacaactactcggggcatgagcacctcacatcctcgacgcagccaagaaagtactcggaggacaccttcaagatggagttcgggagaacacgaagacaccttcagaagtactcggacgcctgtagtactcggctacgaagagctcgcggacttgtcagatccgggcacacgggactgtccacGTGGCACATTTCTCTTAGGATAAGGGATAAGATATggtccacgccctacatctactGTAATTACTTGTAATACAGTAGGATTACTTATACAGTAGTGAAGCTAGTCGGacatggtaggaaactacccaagaagtactcgggtaggactcctgggcttgtaccaaaCTAGGACTTTCATGTAAATCTGTCCtccaagactatataagggcggacaaggACCCTCTCGGagacaatcaccatcaaagacaatacaaaccacacaggacctAAGATATTATGCTCTCGACgatccgaacctatctaaaccttgttttcctttgcaccttcgagttcctgatctcggtgatacCCCCGAGGTGATGACACTCGTCACCTATAACATCGACAATATGTCAATGACTCAGATTCACCCATGTCATTGTGATACGAGTGTCAATTCTTGAAAAGCTCACGAATTGGATTAGGTAAAGAAAAATAAAGTAAGTCAAACAAAAATATGTATACACCAGTTAAGCTAATATAGCCTGATGCTATAGATTATTTTATCTAACATACACATGTCGTGAGCCAAAATACTATGTATGTAGCTGATGGGCACTATAAGTTGAGATAATATTGCTTAAACATTTTGTAGGGAAATAAAATACCAAGACATGGCTGACATTCATTAAAATGCTCCTAGAAAGTGTTGACCCTATTTGAATTGAATTTAACAAAATAATTTCTAAACACACCAATATTTGTGCATAAATATTTCTTAAACATTCTAGAGCATAAATAATCAAACAATAATATGTTTAACTGGTGTGATTGCATGGCTTTAAGGCTACATATAGGTACCTAGATAACTTAAATGAATACAACTCTACACCATAATGTATCAATTTTAAAGAGGGAAAAAAGATAAATATATATGTGTCCGGCCAGCCATGGAGCATGCCATTTTTTAATGAGTTATTGTCTCCTTTTCTTTGGCATGTCTTTAGTCTGTTTGTTTGATTCATTTCTTGCAAAAGAGTCCTTAGGGAGATTGATACAAGAAGCCAAAGTCAATCTAGGTATGTGGAGTTCGATATATTAGAAATCTAAGGCGATGTGATGCAGGTcaacaacaagaagaagaacaagagggagggggaggaagGAACATATGGAGCCACTCATCTAATTGTTGTCTAGAGATCAGGCACAAGCAATCCAAAACGAGCAGATATGACTTCACTTGATCAACTTATGGACTTTGAACTGGATTTTTGCTAGGTGCTGGTTTGATTTAACTGGTAACAAGGCCATGGTTAGAGATTTTCTATCTGAATTATCCAAAGATGAATGGCAGATGAGAGAAAGCATAACATAATTGAAATCACTTCGGTTCACCAATTTGGGTAGTATCTGCTCAATTTATTTAAAATTTTCCTGTTTTGAACTTGAAactgttagtttgatctcccGTTGACCATCGGACCCGCTAACGGGTCCGATGGGCCTCCTCACCCCGCGCCCTGATTGGGGGCGCCCCAGCTCGTCCCTAGCTGGTGGGCTCCCGTCGCGCTGCGCAATAAAAGataggtgggggccagcggcacggGTAACGAagttcgtcgccgccgccgccccaccgacatcgcaaccctagccgatctaaaGGACGCGCAGTAGCGATGGGAAGTtccaccgccggccaccgtccGCACCTTcgcctcgaccccgagcccgtgGACGCGACCCGGACTTCGACCACAGCGAGCACCTGTACCACACCCTCGGCCACCGCGAGCACCAGCGCTGTCCGACCATGGCGGGCACATCTGCATCACGCGCTACacaagggcacgaaggtataacCCCGTGCCCCCTCGCCTGTCTCTCTATCTCTCTTTGTTGATCGGCTTGTGTTAGTATCATATGGTTTCTCCTAATCTAATCAATGTGGTAGCCAATCTCCAATCTTAACAATGGTATCAGACGCCTATCTACTTGCGTTTATTAGAAATTGGAAGATTCCCAGAGGAAAGAACCCAGAAAACCCACAGATAACCCCAAAGAAACCCTAGATTAGAACCActgaaaccctaaccctagctcacAAACAGAAAAGGGGCGGTGGTCAAGGGAGTACTTACTTGGTTCCTCCTTGCGCCGCCCACCGTCGGCGTGCACGGGACGCCGGCGCGTCGACCCGATCCCGCGAGGCCTTGGGCCTCGCGTTGACAGAGGCCGCGCGAGCCGCCGCggggccgctcgccgcgcctAGATCTGGGCACCACGGTGAtgccgctcgacggcggcgcgctcaccttGCGATGGACGcacgcgccggcgagggggctcgccgtggcgccgctCGCTCTGTGCCGCCGGTCgccgccctctctctctcgcttgCTCCTggggagggaagaaggaggcgtcgggggaaggagaagggaggaAATGAGCTCGGGCTCCTTTTGGCCCAGGCGGGAGAGTGAAATGGCGGCCCGGGCCCAGGTTGCCTCGACCCGCGGCCGCGAGCGCTCGCGCAGGCGCACGCAAGGGCAAGCACGCCGGGTGCTAACAGGCCTCGGCCCAGCACAGATGCGCGCGCGGGTCTGTTCACCCGTGGGCTGCTGCGCGAGGCCGCTGCCACAGGCcgccgcgcgtgcgcgggcCTGTTGCGTTGGGCCGTCGCGAGGGGaatgggccggctgggctggttCCAATAGAAAGAGCTGTGCATCATTTTTTCAATTTCCAGAAGTACTTTTCAATAGAATTTGAAtgaatttgatgcatttcaaattcaaaattgattgaactttgatgcactGCTTATAAAAGACAAAATTAGACATAATTTTAACATAATTTAAattttccgctgcaaagattgAATAGATCCAATTTTAATGATTACATGTCTtgtcatttaaatttgaaccaacaGGAGAATTTAAATTCACAAGGCAAATAGATAATTTTCTGAattgtaatattgttatttttgACCAACATTAACAATGACAATATTGCAATTATTATGGTATTATCCTTTGATAGATATTTTTATGTATTATTTCTATTTATGCCCAACGATATTTTAGATTTAATACAAAAAGAAATTATGCCTTAGTCTTTTTGATAGATAATTTTCATGTATTatctctaattctgcccaacggtgttttagactTAATACACAAGGTTATTGCATATTTTTAAATTCCGACCAACGTCGTATTTTTACATGTGcaaaaatttatttgaatttattttaatGTTTTCACCACTCATGAATATTTTTTCAGGAGGATTATCAATGATATTCCTATATTAAAGGGAGACAATTACCATGAATGGTATAGAAAGCTGGACCTGTATTTCATCATGGGTGAACTGGATTGGGTTCTAGCGACACCGACTCCCACAGAGCCTGTGACTCCTGTGAGGCaggacacagacacagatgcttcttggaagcaaacagagctttcTTACATGAATGCAAAAGCAGAGTATGAGCGGCTTTATGCTAAATGGTTCCCTGCCAACAAGAAGTGtttggcagtggtaaagaacacGATTCAGCCTGCCATTATGGGCTCAATCCCAGATTGTGCCACTGTAACAGAGTATCTTGAAAAATTAAAGAACCAGtacactggttcttcaaagacttatgcaacccagttAATTAAACAACTGGTTTCGGAAAGATACAATGGTGGTGGTATCAGAGAACACATTCATCGCATGGTCAACCAGAATAACAAGCTTAAGTCTTTGGACCTTACCTTTAAGGAGGATCACATCGTCCATTTGGTCTTTGCTTCGTTGCCAAAAGAATTTGACACTTTTGTTGTCAATTACAACACCCAACCACATACTTGGGACATAGAAAAGACTATTGCGatgtgtgttcaggaggaggaaaggataaGGTTCACCACTGGCGGATCTTTAAACTATGTGAACAAAAAGAAGAATGCCAATGTCAAAGGCAATTTTTCATCCTCCTCTAAAGGCAAAAGCTCTCATCAACACAGACCTCAAGAAGGACAGGTTCTAGTTGAGAAGGATCagtgtctctactgcaaagaaaGGGGACACTACAAGAAGAACTGTCACAGATACTTAAAAATGATCATGGAAAAGAGAGGTGAGAATATTATTTCATTcgtaaatgaatccttgtaCATAGAATATTCGAAaaccacttggtggattgattcaggagcaactgttcatgttgcaaattcatTGCAGGGATTCCATTCGACGAGAACCATTCAAAGAAGCGAAAAGCAAGTTAAAGTGGCCAACGGAGCCCAGGCAGACGTTGAAGCAGTGGGAGACGTTCATTTGGAACTCGACACTGGCTTTATTATAATTCTTAGAGATGTTTTATATGTACCTTCTTTACACAGaaacttaattagtgtgtcttgcgtggacaaagatggttatatctgtctatttggagatggcaggtgtttgatcgaatgtaatgatacagttatttccattgcattcagaAAAAATGATATTTATTTGATGTCGTTACGCGAAAGTGTGAATTCCGTATGTGATAACAACGCGAATGTATTCTCGTCTACACTCAAGAATAGAAAATGGAAAAGAACTCAAGATGCAtcgtcgaaattatggcactatcgcttaggccatatttcgagagggagaatagagagattagttaaaaataaaattcttCTTCCAATAGATTCTctgacttagaacaatgcattgaatgcataaaaggaaaattcatgaaaaaaataaaaaaaaatgctAAGAGTagcacaggtgtattagagataattcacacagatatctgtggtccgttcaatgtaaagagtgtggatggctatgactcgttcataacattcacagatgattattcccgttatggatacatttatccaattaaagaaagatctgaggctttggataaattaaaaatattcaaggccgaagtagaaaatcaacacaatttaaagattaaaatcgtaagatccgatcgtggaggggaatactacggtcgacataccccATATGGCCAAGTTTCAGGATCTTTTGCGAAGTTCCTGATGGAGCAAGGCATAGTGGCCCCGTATTCGATGCCGGGCGAacctcagcagaacggagtggctgaaagacgtaatcgtaccctaatggatatggtgcgaagcatgatcagcTACTCTACGTTGCCAatgagtttatggatggaggctttGAAAACCGCCATTGATATTCTCAACAGAGTCCCCAATAAATTGGTGCTGAAAACACCGTATGAGATGTGGACAGGTAGAGTACCCTCAGTGAATCATCTGCGGGTATGGGGGAGTCCCgctgaggcaaaagtatttaacccgaccattgcaaaactagattccaaaacagtatcttgccatttcattggctatccagaGAGGTCAAAGGGTTTTTGTTTATACTGCCCAGACAGatccacaaaatttgtagaaacgagacacgcagttttccttgaagatcaaatgatccggggAAGCGCCACAGCTaggaagattgatcttgaggagaagcgggtgtatacacccaatcccgTGATTCAGGAATCTTTCTTCTCGCTGCCCGCTGTATCTGCACCGCCAGTGCAAGTCATTGCGATGCCAACACGTGTAGTGGCTCCTCCTGTGGTAATGATGAATGAGGAAGTGGAACCTATTCATCAGGCTCCTGACGAGCCCATTGCCACACAAGaaggggagcaacagcagccctaaacagatgaggcaccgcaggctcaggCTCGTGGGAGACCTCAAAGAACAAGGAAGCCCGCTATTTCTGAcgactatgaagtctataatagcgaagaaattcaaatggaggatgattCCACTTCATTTGAAAAAGCTATGAGAAGTGAATACTCGTCTAAATGGCTTGATGCCATGAAAGATGAAATAAAATTGATGAGTATCAACGAAGTGTGGGACTTAGAGGAAATttctaaaggagccaaaacagtaggctgcaaatgggtctacaaaactAAATATGACTCCTaagggaatatagataaatttaaagcacgacacgtggcaaaaggatacacacaaagagaaggaattgattacaatgagactttttctccagtctcatgtaaagattctttcagaattataatggctCTTGTGGCTCATTATgatctagaattacatcagatggatgtgaagacagcattcctgAACGGGGACctagatgaaaccgtctacatggcacagccgaaaggttttgtcatGGAAGGTAAAGAAAAATTAGGATGCTGTCTGAAGAAAtcgatttatgggctaaagcaagcttcaagacagtggtacttAAAGTTCGATAAAATAATAAAAGAATTCGGGTTCAAAGAAAAATGTTGAGGATaattgcgtttacgcaaagttcaagaataGAAAGTATATCTTTCTAAtcctgtatgtggatgacatctTACTGGCAAATAGTGACGTCAGTCTGCTACTAGAAACGAAAAAGTTTTTATCCTCACATTTcgagatgaaagatcttggtgaagtAAGATTCGTTCTAGCaatcgagattcatcgagacagaatgaaaggggtattaggactATCTCAAAAGATATATATAGAAAAGGTCCTAAAAAAATTTAATATGCataaatgcagtgcctcacctgcacctatagttaagggcgacagatatggggaattccaatgccccaagactcaatatgaaattgatcaaataaaaatggtaccatatgcttcagccgtgggaagcttacagtatgcacaagtgtgcacacgccctgatatagcttacgttaccgggttgcttggcagattccagagtaatccaaAAACAGAACACTGAAAGTTAGTAAAGAAAGTTTtgcgctatttgcaaggaacgAAAGGCCTCATGTTAACATACAGAAAAACAGAATCTCCGCGTATCATAGGATTCTCAGACTCCAATTATGCAGAAGAtgatagaaaatccacgtcTGGATACGTGTTCACCCTTGCCGGGGGAGCAATATCATGGAAAAGTTGtaaacaaaccgtcactacatcatccacaatgtatgccgagtttgttgcatGTTATGAGACTACGAGGCAGGTGAACTGACTAAAAAAGTTTATTCCCGGTCTAAAAATGGTTGATGACATATCTAGACCATTACAGTTGTACTACGATAATgagcccgcagtaatgtatgcacacaacaacaagacaagtggtgctgccaaacacatagatataaagtattatgttgtgaaagataaagtccgagatcagattaTAAATCTAGAGTATATAAGCACAGGAaaaatgcttgcggatccgctaacgaaaggcttaccacccagcgtgttcaaggaacacgtagccggcaagcctgtgatcttcggactacaagggcccaaaaggttaaagaatccgTATTTGAATAGAAGTGTGTattgtagctgctaaatctATCGACCGATGATCGTGACGATGAGGCAAGCTCTATGCACAAATCTATGACAAAACGCGAAAAAGTAAAAGTAAAAGAAAATTacagggtgagatcaagggggagactgttagtttgatctcccGTTGACCATCGGACCCtaacgggcccgatgggcctcctcACCCCGCGCCTTGATCGGGGGCACCCTGGCTCGtccctagctggtgggcccccgtcgcgctgcGCTATAAAAGataggtgggggccagcggcatgGGTAATGAAGTTCGtcaccgccgccaccccaccgacatcgcaaccctagccgatctaaaGGACGCGCAGTAGCGACGGGAAGTtccaccgccggccaccgtccGCGCCTTcgcctcgaccccgagcccgtgGACGCGACCCAGACTTCGACCACTGCAAGTAAATGTGCCACCAAATCCTCTAGCAACTAATCCATATGTGACTGGATCCCCTAATCCTTCATGCAATCTTATCGGCAAGAAACATATATATGTAGTGTGTAGGACACATCACTTTATAAAGTGGAAGCCATGAAAGTTAAGCGCCGGCCCCCTAACATTCTATCCTGCTTCCGACTCTCTAACCTCTTCACCGGAGGCAACAAGCTCATCGGAGTTGCATAGGGTCGGAGATTCGGAGCTCACTGGAGACGTAGAAGGTGAAATATGTGTCAGATGCGTGAATCCTACTAGTAGAGTGGCCATTGAGGCCACTACTACACAACACATGCATGATCCAGTGAGTAGTGTAGTAGCAGTAGGGGCCGTGTACTGGAGTACGTACATTGTACGTAGGAAGAGCTGATCACGCACGTACGCGTCTTCAAGTCGACGCGTCCTTGTGCTCTGCCGCATGCAGGCAGCTCGCGCGCTCTGCCTCTGCCGGCGCAGGCTGGGCTCGTTCAATGCGTGGGAATCTCCTGCCACGCTCACCCAACTCTGAACTCACTGCGCAGAACCCTGAGGACAGCTTCAATGCGTCATCGTGTCGCGTCCCTGTCGATCCATCGGTGCCAATGCGTTTCTGATTCAgttcttctttctttctttctttctttctttttagtTTAACCACATTGCTTAAGACCAGCGCACGGCAGGCTTAAACCCATCGCGAAGAAGACAAGTTCACGAAGCTAGCGCGCATCATTTATGCACATGTCTTGTGTCGTGTAACTGTCTGGCAAGCAAGCACAGGCTTTCCTGCTTTCCTGCACGCGCATCTCGATCGAGCTTTACATCAATCCTCCTGGTCGGCACGAGCTTTCAACCAAAAACAACGCTGCCTTCAATCGCCACGAGCTCGAAGCCCACCAACGTTACGCAGCTGCAGCGTTCCTAGCTTTAATCCCCATGCATGTGGATCGAAGAGTGCCGTTCAGGCAACAGTAACAGTATCATCTTCTCCACCATGTCCCGTCAGTCCAAACCAGAGCTCGCGCCAAGCAAGGAATCACCAAAGTGTGGCGACGAGGTTCTAGTTCGGCAATGTCTAGGAGTCTAGCTCCTGTAGCCCGGTGGCCTGCGCGCTTTCGCTTTCTCTTTATTTTCGCCCCCCATGCATGTGATCAGGTTGTAACACGGCATGCCTGGGTAGCTGCTCTATAAATACCGTGCGTGTGACCAGAGCCAAGAGCCACCATGCATGCAAGCCGCAGGTATTTTCTACTACAAGTTCTCGACGATGGCTTCGGCGGTGGTGCAGGTGTTCGGGCAGCCGGCGTCGACGGACGTGGCGAGGGTCATGGCGTGCCTCCTCGAGCGGAAGCTCGATTTCGAGCTCGTCCGCACCGACGCGTTCAGGCGCGGGCGCAAGCTCCCCGAGCTCGTCAAGATGAGGGCACGTTCATCAATAATACTTCAAACTTTGTTCTTCAGAACTCTCAACACATTCTCTCTGACTCTCTGCAACAAATGGCACATGTGCATCTCATGTTCTGCTCGTGATCTATCTTCATTGATCTGTCCATGCGTGCAGGATCCCAGCAGCAAGGTGATGCTCAAGCACGGCGACACCACCCTCACCGGTAACTGGGCAGGAAATTTTGAACTCCGAGAACTCGCCAGCTTATCGATGCCGCCCAGCTAGCGATTAGTGCCTCATCACTGTTCCTGCCAATTCTTCTTTCCTCTGTGCTTGTAGATTCCAGAGACATTTGCCGGTACGTGTGCACTGAGTTCCCGCGGTGGTGCACCAGGGACCTGTACGGCGCTGGCGCGCTGGAGCGCGCGTCCGTCGAGAAGTGGCTGCAGGCGGAGGCGCAGAGCTTCGACGCGCCGAGCGCCGCGCTGGCGTTCCACCTCGCGTTCGCGCCGCGGCTGGTCGGGGTGCCGTCATCttctccggccgccgcgccggacGGCatcgacgacgaggaggaggcacgACGCGCCGCCACCGTCGCGGAAAGCGAGCGGCTGCTGCTGCGCGTGCTGGACGTGTACGACGACGCGCTCGGCCGGAGCGCGTACCTGGCCGGCGGCGAGTTCACGCTGGCGGACCTGTCCCACCTCCCGAACGCGCACTACGTCGCGTGCTCCGCGCGGGGCAGGGCGCTGCTGGCGTCCAGGGGGAACGTGGCGCGGTGGTACGCGGCCATCTCGGCGCGCCCGGCGTGGAGGCGGGTGGTCGGCGTGCAGGCCCGGAGCGCGCACTGCCCGTGCGCGCTCGAGGCGTGACTGAAAGGTCACGGCGGCTGCGGTACAGCGCTGCGTCTGATGAGATCTGCGCGCAAGCGACGTGAGCTTGCTGGCTTGCTGCAGCGCCGTAACGTGCTGGTGGCTTGGTGCCACGTCGTCCTGCTTGTGTAGTTGCTTGTGTGCGTGCAAACGTTGTTGTGTCAGTTAGAATATAAGAATGCGATGCGTGTAGTGTGTGTGTGGAGTGATAGCTATATATGCCCCTGTTTAACATGGATCAGAGGCTAGCTAGTTTGAGTGTTTGACCTTGGTGAATGAATAGATTAATAGAGATAACATGTTTGTAATTTAGTGATTGCTTCTATAGCACCTCAGGTCCCGTTGTGTTTTCAGTTGCTCAATTTCGAGAATTTATCGGTTCAGTCTTCGAAGATGCTTATAGTGGTAGGATTTACGTACGTGTATTTATAAAAATTATTGTGCGTGCGTTGTAAGCTTGCGAGTTGTATAAATGCACCCGAGCTGCTTCAGCCCTTCCACTTCCGCTTCGGGGTGGGATTTGTTTCGGGCATTAATTTTCAACTCCCATGGGCTGCCAGCGAGTTGATGCGTGAGCCCAGCAACAAGATGAGGGCCGGACGTTGATATTGCTGCCCAGCCCATGTTAATTTAGGCTTTCTTCATGTATTGGGCTGGGCTGAAACCTCGGTCACATGGTATGAGTACTGTAGCCGGTGATTTGGCATCAAGATGGCTTCAAATGGCAGCGTCCAGGAGCACAATCATCTCCCTCGCCTTTTGTCAGTCGGCGAGAATAAGTGTACGCTCTTTCTCAACTTCTCCTCTCTACCGTAGCGTCGAAAAGGTGAAGAGGGGCGAGCTTCGTTCCGGCGGCCTCATCCTCGCTGGTTCCTTTCGCTCCCGGTGGCCTCTCACGCTCCggtgggttggggggggggggggggggaccgGGGATTTGCTGGTCGGATGTACATACCTCCATCTAATAAAGGTAGGTAGGTTAGGTTTTCTTCTACCATCGACCATGGCGTCGATTTGGTTGTGTGTGCTCCTATTTGTCTTCTCCGGTGGCTCCTCTGTGGCTCCTCGTCAGTGTTCGCTCACAAACACGAAGAGAAATTGGGTTGGTCATCAGATTTCGCCTTTTTGGGTGGTTTAGTTTCCCTTTGGAGTTCTTCGTCGTCCGGCAATTTGGAGTTTCCGGCAGTCCTTGAGGTGTCGGATTCCTCGTCGCCTAGTGATGCGATGGTCAACGACCATA from Panicum hallii strain FIL2 chromosome 9, PHallii_v3.1, whole genome shotgun sequence includes:
- the LOC112873177 gene encoding glutathione S-transferase F11-like, which encodes MASAVVQVFGQPASTDVARVMACLLERKLDFELVRTDAFRRGRKLPELVKMRDPSSKVMLKHGDTTLTDSRDICRYVCTEFPRWCTRDLYGAGALERASVEKWLQAEAQSFDAPSAALAFHLAFAPRLVGVPSSSPAAAPDGIDDEEEARRAATVAESERLLLRVLDVYDDALGRSAYLAGGEFTLADLSHLPNAHYVACSARGRALLASRGNVARWYAAISARPAWRRVVGVQARSAHCPCALEA